The genomic window GGCACAGCCACACAGCAGTCCAGGTGTGTGAAGCTTCCCATCTTTTTGATTCTCAGGTTGTAGATGCTGATCCATTCGGGCTTTCGCACGCGCTCCAGCAGGGCCACCACCTCGGCTATCAGCTTTGGGTCTGCCTCGTCCATCAGGCCATGCACACTCTGGCGCAGCAGCCGGTAGCCGGTATACAGGATGAAGCCCGCCATTACCAGGGCTATGGCAGGGTCTAGCCAGGGGGCCCCGGTTAGCTGGATGGCAATAAGCCCTACTACCAGCCCAATGCTGGTCCAAGTGTCAGTTAGCAGGTGCCTGCCATCGGCCAGCAGCACACGGCTCTGGTGGCGCTTACCCCGGCGGATCATCCAGCTGCCTACCAGGGCATTCACCAGGCCTGCACCGGCTATTAGGTAGACACCCAGGCTGAGCCGCTCCAGCGGCTGGGGGTGCCACAGCGCATAGAGGGCATTAATCATAATACCGAAGCCGCCCACCAGGATAAGCCCCCCCTCGAAGCCCACGGCAAAGAATTCGATTTTTCCATGGCCATAGGGGTGATCTTCGTCTTGCGGCTTGTGCGCATAGATCATGCTATAGAGGGCAAAAGAACCAGCCGCTACGTTGATGAGGCTCTCCAGGGCATCAGAGAGGATGGCATCGGAGCCGGTTAGTGACCATGCGGTGAATTTGACCACCGACAGCAGGATGCTGATGCCCAGCACCCACCGCATGGCCTGACGGTTGC from Bacteroidota bacterium includes these protein-coding regions:
- a CDS encoding cation diffusion facilitator family transporter: MPKQAAHQRGNRQAMRWVLGISILLSVVKFTAWSLTGSDAILSDALESLINVAAGSFALYSMIYAHKPQDEDHPYGHGKIEFFAVGFEGGLILVGGFGIMINALYALWHPQPLERLSLGVYLIAGAGLVNALVGSWMIRRGKRHQSRVLLADGRHLLTDTWTSIGLVVGLIAIQLTGAPWLDPAIALVMAGFILYTGYRLLRQSVHGLMDEADPKLIAEVVALLERVRKPEWISIYNLRIKKMGSFTHLDCCVAVPYYLTVVEAHAIQDQLEASFAEIWGTQYETFTHSEPCFQQLCAYCQVVACPGRRAAFQQARPCSVENVGQPAPLGIAEPAGG